The sequence TTCATGTCCATGTAATAATTAGGTTACTTTGAAGATGTTTCCATTATTTAACACTCCTTGTCCTTACTGCTAAAGTGTGTGACAACTGCACTGGACCTCAACTGCATTACATTACCTGTATGGCAGCGAATGTTAATGCAGCCAGTATGACGTACAGCATAATGTCCTTAAGTTTCTTTACTACAAGAACTTCACAGCCCTGTAACAAGAGGTTCAGTTAtactaaataagtcatttaaTAGTTTAAGACTTTAGGAGAATGTGTGTGAGGGTGTTACCTCTGGGTAAAGGTCTCCTGGTCGCATTAACGTCCCAGTGCAATTACTGACGGTGGGTTTGCAGCAGCTCACTGGAACGCTATTGTTTTTGGACTCAATAAACCAGTGAGTGTTCATCCAATCAGAGTAGTTATGAATGCCACAACAGTGGAGCTAAAAGTGAAAGATTGTAAGAAGAGATGTTTAGAGAGAATTAGGGGggaaaaattatgaaaaaagagAGACAAAGGAACTGATGGTGTTACTTGTCTCTGCACATAGTCAATGGCCCTGCTGGGAGCATCTGTGTTGGTGCctttatattcattatatactTTCTGAATAGAGTGATTCACCACAGCCTCAAccttttggagaagaagaaatatgttcagtgtATTAACAATGACACCTTCAAACTACCTACatgtaaatttcattttaatatttccaACCTTGGCTCTGTAAATATACCCTAGCACCACTACAACCACCTCTGTGGCAAAGACCAGTAGCAGCACTGCTGAGAACTGCAGAAATATCAGACAAGAGCAATCATGAAAGATTCCAAATAAAAAGCTACTGTATATGTGAAAGTGAGCGGTGTCAGAGTTTACCGTGACCAGGCCACAGCGGCTTTCTCGAATGGTGGCACAGCAGCCAATGAAGCCAATGACAAAAAGAAGCGTGCCCACAGCAATTATCACCATGGCAGGGATGAAAGTGTAGATATCCTCGAAAAAATGATCATAATCATCATATGTGATAAAAACATAGGCCCCAATGTAGCACAGTATACCTGCGGCAGCCTGGGAAGAGTGCAACAGAAATATTGTTAGTGGTTCTGAAATTGCAGACAATATAAAAACCTGTTTTGAGAGAGTAAAACGTCTTccttt is a genomic window of Megalobrama amblycephala isolate DHTTF-2021 linkage group LG3, ASM1881202v1, whole genome shotgun sequence containing:
- the tspan3b gene encoding tetraspanin-3b; translated protein: MGQCGVISSKTVLVFLNLIFWAAAGILCYIGAYVFITYDDYDHFFEDIYTFIPAMVIIAVGTLLFVIGFIGCCATIRESRCGLVTFSAVLLLVFATEVVVVVLGYIYRAKVEAVVNHSIQKVYNEYKGTNTDAPSRAIDYVQRQLHCCGIHNYSDWMNTHWFIESKNNSVPVSCCKPTVSNCTGTLMRPGDLYPEGCEVLVVKKLKDIMLYVILAALTFAAIQMLGLLCACVVLCRRGHDPAYELLVSTGIDA